AATAACGAGATAGCTCGGAACTGCTAGATTGAGCACACTCGCGTTATATCCCATCGCAGTGGCAAGTTGCCGTTTGGAATAGAGATCTCCAATTATCGTGACGTTAAGCGAGCCTAAAGAGGCAGCGCCGAGACCTTGCACGAGCCGTAAAGCGAGAAGAAGATTGAAATCGCGGGCAAGTGTGCACGCACTCCCTGCCGCACCAAAGAGCAATAGCGAGGGTACTAAAATGCTCTTTCTGCCGTACCGATCCGCGAGTACGCCGAAGATCGGTGTGACCAGCACGCCCGGGAGCGTGAATGCAACGATGAGCAGCCCGACCGCAGGTTGGGAAATTCCAAACGCAGCTTGTATCTCAGGGAACGCGGGCGATATACTGGATATACCCATAACGGCGACCAGCGTGACTATAAAGATGATTTGAAGATTCGGATCGCGATACAGTGCTCGGTTAAAATTGGTCTGTGACGGAGACATTGCGTGTCGGTAAAATAGAGGTAAGTCTAAGTAATCCTTTTAAAACGGGAAACGGGTTTTACCACAACCGTGAGAGGCGATAAGAACGGCATTCAACCGCAAGCTTCAACCGCAAGCCCAGCGTTTTTTACCCGGGTGGTCACCAGCACGGACTTCTTATCATTCAGGTAACTACCAGTCGCATATTCGAGTATTCACGCAAGAATTCTTCGCCTTTCTCCGTGGTGGTGTAGCAGGCTTCCGCGTTTACGAGTAGGCCGTTTTGTTCCAGGGTTTTCAAATACCGATCTATCCTGTTGTAATTCAGATTCGCACGGTAGACGATCTGCGTTTTCAGAGCACCGTTTCGGGAGACCTCGAGAATATCTACCAGGATATCGAATTTCGTTCTGCGTTTCTTGAACCGCTTCTTGAGGCTAGCTTTCAGCCCTTGTTTGAGCAGCACTTCTAATTGAGTCCCGGCCATCTGTATCTCCGTGCCGATGGAGCAACTAAGTATGCATTCACCAACTACCCATATAAAGGTTATGTAATTATCATACGAGTATCCGGTAAGAACCTATAGAACGAACCTGTGGTAGCCAGCAGGGTAGCGCGAGGGCAGCCGGTATGAAGATAGAAGCAAGCGGTAACACGCAGAAGAAAGGCGAAGAAGGCGCGGAATGCCGCGGAAGCCGTGAGGAAAACACACTATTCACTACAATCGCGTGTACCGCAATTCATGCCGCTTCGAGCCGTTTTGCCGTTATGTCATGCCCTTTAGGCGGATTTTCATCCAGGCCGCTAGCTTATTAGCAATAACGTGAGAGAGCTTATGGGTGTCCGCCGTCTTGACTGAACCATATGATAAATATCTTGGTAATGCGTGGTTAAAACGTTAGGTTTTTGAGATCCTTACTTGCCATTCCGACGAGCAAGCGCGACGGAGACGTCTGCGCTTGCTTGCATCGGTGCGAATTTCTGAACTTTATTCTCGGCTCAACTCAGCAACTCAGGCGTATCGCCGGTATCCAGCCCTCGTGCCGCTTGCTGCTGGTTGCGGTCCACGAACTCAATCGTTTTCGTTGTTTAGCAGGTGGTTTCTAGCCAGTGTGCGGATAAGATCGCTAAATCTATAAAGTTAACGACACCATCTTCGTTGATATCGTAGCGCGGAAATGGTGCAGTCGGTAGCTCAAGCCAGTGCGCGGACAGTATCGCCAGATCGATGAAGTTCACGGTGCAGTCTTCGTTGATGTCCCATCTGCCTGGCGGTGCTCCTGCTTTTACGAGCGGCAGCCACTCGCCACCGTTTTGGATGTAACCCTTAGAATTGTAGGGAAGTTGTGTGTCCCCGAGACCATCGCCGTTTGTGTCTTCGCCCATATAATCGCTCCAGTAGTTGCCGCCGAGCCAGGAGCCGCCGATGATGTTTGTGCCCGGGATTTTGGATAGGTTCCAGATATTGTTGCCGTCATCGTCCGCGTTTATCGGGTTATCGAAGTAGTTGTTGTAGATGAGGTTGGTACTCGAATTATACAGGCGAATACCGTATTCGATGTTCAAGTTAGCGGTGTTGCCTGTCAGCGTGTTGTTGCTCGAATCATCCAGGTACATGCCGGAGTAGTTGTTCGAGTTGGCAGTATTGTTTATCAGAGTATTGTTGTTGCTCGAAAACCGCAGGTAAATGCCGTACCAGTTATTCGCGGTAGCGGTATTACCGGTCAGGTTGTTGTTGCTCGAATTATACAGTTGAATCCCCGCGTCGTTGTTTAAGGCGGTGTTGCCGATCAGGTTGTTGCTCGAAGAAGACAGGGAAATGCCGTAACAGTAGTTCGAGTTGGCGGTATTGCCCGTCAGGTTGTTGTTGCTCGAAGAAGACAGGGAAATGCCTGTGTGGTTGTTCGAGTTAGCAGTGTTGCCCGTCAGAGTATTGTTGTTGCTCGAATAACTCAGGGTAATGCCGTACCTGTAGTTCGAGTTGGCGGTATTGCCCGTCAGGTTGTTGTTGCTCGAATAACTCAGGGTAATGCCGTAGTAAGTGTTGTTCGAGGCGGTGTTAGCTGTCAAATTATTGTTGTTGCACTTATAATATAGCATAATGCCGTCGTCGTTATTCGAGACGGCGTTGCCCGTCAAATAATTGTTGTTGCAGTTAGAATACAGGGAAATGCCGTAGGTATTGTTCGAGGCGGTGTTGTCCGTCAGAGAATTGTTGCTGCTCGAATAAGCGAGACGAAAGCCTTCGTAGTTGTTCGAGGCGGTATTTTCTGAAATAGTGCAGTGATCATTAGTAAGATATATTCCTGCCTTTACAGAGCCAGTCGCATTTTGAACTGTGAATCCGCGGATGTTCACATAATCCGCTATCACCTCAAACACATGGTCGTTCTGATCCAATGCGTTCACGACGCAGTTCGCAGAGCCGTTTTCAGAACGAATGGTCACATTATCGACGGTAACATCAATATTTTCGGTAAAGATGCCGTCTCTGACGATGATGGTGTCTCTCGAGTTCGCAGCATCGATCGCAGCCTGTATGCTGGTATAATCACAGCCACTAGAGCATACGGTATAGGCATCCGCAGCACAACCATCACTCACGAACGCAAGCACTGTGACAAGAACCGCAACGAGCAAACAGTTCCAGATCCTTCTTCTTTCGCTTCTCAATCTTCCACCTCACATTACAACTTCGGCAAGTCCACGGGTGCGGTAGACTAACGTGATGAGGTAGGAAGGATGCTACAAATAAGCCTTTTGCTTTGGCTCGCGCTCAGTTCATGGTCGCTAAAAAACACACGACCCACCACAAGTCGCTGGTATGCAGAGGGAAGAAAGCGGTAACACTTAGAAGAAGGCATGCCAGGCTTCTTCACTTCTGCGCTTACACGAGCACGAGCGCAGCACTCACGTCTGCGCTCGCATCCGCGACATCATTCGAGACGAGCTTGATGCTCACGGCATCGCCCTGCGCAACCGCGACCGCGTGCGTGGTATCTTCACCAGCGGTCGCGTTATCACGCGTGCAGGTAATCGCCTTGTCCGCGCCGTTCACGCGGACCGTGTAGCTGTCGGTGCGGCCGCCCGCGCCGGAAGCGACGCGCTGCTGAACGTGCAGGTTGCGGAGGATCCCCGCACGCGGCACATGCACCGTGAGCTCGTTCGTTTGCGTGCTGCCATTCCCGGGCGCGAGGTATGAGGTGCCGTTGGCGGTGATCGCGCCGAGGCAGCCGAACTGCAGCATGTGTTCGGCTTGTACAGTACAGATTGAAGAGCGAAGCAGCGAACGCATGCGTTGAGCGGATAACCTGACCGTGGAGATCGCCGAGAAGCGCGATCCCGCAGCCGGGGTAAGCGCAGCTGCGATTATGTGCGATGAGACCACGTCGAGCTCCGTCATTACGTCGAGCGGCAATGTGCGCGAACGCACGAAAACCCACGTACTTTTCTCTTTCGGTTCTGCATCTTACTCATGAGCATCCTCGCAATGGCGGTCTCGTGGAACGGTACTTCCGCTTTCGTTCACTGGTGCACCGAGCTGTTCATTGTGAGAGCATGTAAGAGGATTATGGGGCGAGAGAGAACATGGTACTACCAGATGAAGTGAGCGAGAATCTGAAAGCGGTCTTGAGCGCATGGCTCGAGAATTTCGAGCCAATTGCGGAAGCGGAGCGTGATTTTCTCGCGCGAGTAGGAATCGAGCCGACGCGAGAAACGATGATAAGCTATACCGCGGGCGTTGTTGATACCGTCGTTGGCAGCTATATTCACGCGCTCTTCAATCGTGGAATGACCGCTGATGAAGATGCGGAAATGATCGCGGTATTTAAGGAAAAGCTACCGGAATTCGAGCGCAAGCTGGATGAGTTTCTCGCTAATGACTAACTCATGGCTGATGGTGTTACGGTTGGAACAGCGATGACGAATCGCGGTGTATCGAGTGAGCGCGCACGGCCAAACGCAACGGAAGGTGTGAAGACGCTGCTCGGCGATCCGAAGCGAGCGATTTGGAAGCTCGCCCTGCCCATGATCGCCGCGATGTCGATCCAGACACTGTACAATCTCGTGGACGCCTTCTGGGTCGCGGGTCTCGGCGCTGATGCGCTCGCGGGCATTGGATTCGTCTTCCCGTTCTTCTTCTTCGCGATGGCGCTCTCCAACGGGCTGGGCGTGGGCACCGGCTCGGCACTCGCGCGGCGAATCGGCGCGCAGGACAAGGCTGGTGCGGACAATGTCGCGGTCCATACGGTCATTATTATGATGATCCTCGCGGTTGGCTATACCGTTCCGCTGGTGGTATGTGCCGAGGAACTCTTTATCCGCATTGGAGCCGGCACGACGGTGTCCTTGGCCGTCGCGTACGGCCAGGTCGTCTTTGCGGGCAGCATCTTCCTCTTCTTCTCGAACGTCGCGAATGCGATCCTGCGCGGCGAGGGCGATGCGAAGCGCGCGATGTACGCAATGGCGCTGGGCGCGGGCCTGAACATCTTCCTTGATCCGATCTTCATTTATACGCTCGGGCTCGGTATCGCGGGGGCTGCCTGGGCGACCGTACTCTCGCTCGCTATCACGTCACTCGTCATGCTCTACTGGCTCCTCTTCAAACGGGACACGTACGTCTCGTTCAATTTCCGCGATTTTGCCTGCGATCGCGCCATTGTCCGGGATCTGTTCAGCGTTGGACTGCCGTCCGCGGCGATGCAGCTTTCCATGTCGATCACCATGCTCGTCCTGAACCTGATCATCGTGATGGTCGATACGACGGATGGTGTCGCGGTCTACTCGACCGGCTGGCGGGTGGTGAGCATGGCCACTCTGCCCACGATGGGGATCGCAACCGCGGTGGTGCCGGTCACTGGCGCGGCCTATGGCGCACGCGTCTTTAGCCGGTTGAGCATCGCGCATCTCTATGCAATTAAGATCGGGCTGCTCCTGGAGACCGTGATCGCCGTTATTACCTTCATCTTCGCGCCGCAGATCGCAGCTG
This genomic interval from Methanomicrobia archaeon contains the following:
- a CDS encoding transcriptional regulator, yielding MAGTQLEVLLKQGLKASLKKRFKKRRTKFDILVDILEVSRNGALKTQIVYRANLNYNRIDRYLKTLEQNGLLVNAEACYTTTEKGEEFLREYSNMRLVVT
- a CDS encoding MATE family efflux transporter, with the protein product MTNRGVSSERARPNATEGVKTLLGDPKRAIWKLALPMIAAMSIQTLYNLVDAFWVAGLGADALAGIGFVFPFFFFAMALSNGLGVGTGSALARRIGAQDKAGADNVAVHTVIIMMILAVGYTVPLVVCAEELFIRIGAGTTVSLAVAYGQVVFAGSIFLFFSNVANAILRGEGDAKRAMYAMALGAGLNIFLDPIFIYTLGLGIAGAAWATVLSLAITSLVMLYWLLFKRDTYVSFNFRDFACDRAIVRDLFSVGLPSAAMQLSMSITMLVLNLIIVMVDTTDGVAVYSTGWRVVSMATLPTMGIATAVVPVTGAAYGARVFSRLSIAHLYAIKIGLLLETVIAVITFIFAPQIAAVFTQAEAAARIAPDLTLFLRIICLFYPSISFGMLSSAVFQGTGKGVNALLVTLLRTIILTVLLAVLFAVVFAWGLVGVWWGLVTANIVGALIAFTWVRLYIRGLVKKRS